The following are encoded together in the Brassica napus cultivar Da-Ae chromosome A9, Da-Ae, whole genome shotgun sequence genome:
- the LOC106454851 gene encoding uncharacterized protein LOC106454851, with the protein MDSISFANVKAEKAKALHRFQRIGFLFRAAEICLALLLLCWIFSSLPFAARISGEFLRRLACVVSSPLFIFVLGNSIVVALLTTKSTVFSSGGDGGGEADIYDVFIRSGENRASSSDVRDIPEEPTVYYDKQMIGTETESVSNSIPTVAREDHVTTEPEKETVTVTDVVKDYSPPPTKVYRRSKSEKQRQDAVTKPSLRRSETEKCRETVKQCEEVPFPEDNLTNEEFQKTIEAFIAKQLIFRRRESLAVVIP; encoded by the coding sequence ATGGATTCGATCTCTTTCGCCAACGTGAAAGCAGAGAAAGCCAAGGCGCTGCATCGTTTCCAGCGCATTGGTTTCCTCTTCCGCGCAGCAGAGATCTGCCTCGCTCTTCTCTTGCTCTGTTGGATCTTCTCCTCCCTTCCTTTCGCCGCTCGTATCTCCGGCGAGTTTCTCCGTCGTCTCGCTTGCGTCGtctcctctcctctcttcaTCTTCGTCCTCGGTAACTCCATCGTCGTCGCCCTTCTCACCACCAAATCCACCGTCTTCTCCAGCGGTGGCGACGGCGGAGGAGAGGCGGATATCTACGACGTGTTCATCAGATCCGGTGAGAATCGCGCCAGTTCTTCCGACGTTAGAGATATCCCGGAAGAGCCCACCGTTTACTACGACAAACAGATGATCGGCACTGAAACAGAATCGGTTTCAAATTCAATTCCGACGGTGGCGCGTGAAGATCACGTGACAACCGAACCGGAGAAGGAAACGGTTACGGTTACTGATGTAGTGAAGGATTATTCTCCTCCTCCGACAAAAGTCTATCGAAGAAGCAAATCGGAAAAACAGAGACAAGATGCTGTGACGAAGCCTTCGCTCCGGCGATCGGAGACAGAGAAGTGCCGTGAAACCGTTAAGCAGTGCGAAGAAGTGCCGTTTCCGGAGGATAATCTGACAAACGAAGAGTTTCAGAAAACGATCGAAGCATTCATCGCCAAACAGTTGATTTTCCGTCGCCGAGAATCCCTCGCCGTCGTTATCCCATAA